A single genomic interval of Granulicella tundricola MP5ACTX9 harbors:
- the glnD gene encoding [protein-PII] uridylyltransferase — MAEDAQIAAAIERRRQYESDILALRTSFKERLHLPSAGVTAVYDRSAIVDALVSQLWAETSFPPGVTLVAVGGYGRRELFPYSDVDLMFLLDGRIPEKELKTPVRQLNQCLWDCGLRVSPMTRTLAECEKFNPENVEFTLALLDARFLVGDLALFTKLTEKSLPRLIARDRKKIIARLAEVTRTRHRKYGDTLFHLEPNIKDCPGGLRDAHVFAWLTRLVEHPSPAPDPSFLEARQFLLLVRTFLHLRHQRDDNTLDWHAQDEAASASLGISPPPRSPIDAAYWMRLYFRHARSIERNAARCLEEAAPTKSQSRLPGMAALRRLSGEPAQPGFEIHQNTIVLAPAGAEDPAENPEVMLSLFATVARTGARCSGETEQRLERALPLLSAHLEDGPGLWRRLEQILTGQYAGLALRSMHALGILELVIPEFHGIDALVIRDAYHRYTVDEHTFVLIDILHALTAVTPSKNPVGLDQWAARFSPILRDLPHPSLLYLAALLHDTGKGHSTSAHAVESARMAQSVVQRLELDAYESGLVLNLIRNHLEMSAALRRDVFDAETVRSFAPKVLTPEALRMLTLFTYADIAAVHPDALTPWKAENLHRLYMATADYLDRNVDDERVGVATESEVGELIHRVSALLPGKRAELDRFLEGFPQRYLLTRNPDQLRSHFNMASLLEAGPAQDTIQLDFRYSPEVSELTLITRDRPMLFASMAGALAAWGMNIVTADAFSNAHSIVVDSFRFTDTFRTLEMNEEERDRFVESIRKAIGEELSREEKGELIGASPIETMLASRRRNRRKTPKVQVETRVDFNNAASSHSTLLQVVSLDTPGLLRALSLTLAAHECNIEVALVDTEGEMAIDVFYITHSGAKLTPEAQDSLRRTLLEAIQANAR; from the coding sequence ATGGCAGAAGACGCACAAATCGCAGCCGCCATCGAGCGTCGCCGTCAGTATGAGAGCGACATCCTCGCCCTGCGCACCAGCTTTAAGGAACGCCTCCATCTCCCTTCGGCAGGCGTCACCGCTGTCTACGATCGCTCCGCGATCGTAGACGCCCTGGTCTCGCAGCTATGGGCAGAGACCTCATTCCCCCCCGGCGTTACCCTCGTCGCGGTAGGCGGTTACGGCCGCCGCGAGCTCTTCCCCTACTCCGACGTCGATCTCATGTTCCTGCTTGACGGACGCATCCCTGAAAAGGAGCTGAAGACCCCCGTCCGTCAACTCAACCAGTGCCTCTGGGACTGCGGCCTGCGAGTCTCGCCTATGACCCGCACCCTCGCCGAGTGCGAAAAATTCAACCCTGAGAACGTCGAGTTCACCCTCGCCCTGCTCGATGCACGCTTCCTCGTCGGCGATCTGGCGCTCTTCACCAAGCTGACAGAGAAATCTCTCCCACGCCTCATCGCCCGTGATCGCAAAAAAATAATTGCTCGCCTCGCGGAGGTCACCCGCACCCGCCATCGCAAGTACGGTGACACGCTCTTCCATCTCGAGCCCAACATCAAGGACTGCCCCGGCGGCCTCCGTGATGCACACGTCTTCGCCTGGCTCACCCGCCTCGTAGAACACCCTTCCCCAGCCCCGGACCCCAGTTTTCTCGAAGCCCGTCAGTTCCTTCTGCTCGTTCGCACCTTCCTCCATTTGCGTCATCAGCGCGACGACAACACCTTGGACTGGCACGCCCAGGATGAAGCTGCCTCGGCATCCCTCGGCATCTCTCCGCCCCCCCGTTCGCCCATCGACGCCGCCTACTGGATGCGGCTCTACTTCCGCCACGCCCGCAGCATTGAGCGCAACGCTGCCCGCTGTCTGGAAGAGGCCGCGCCCACCAAATCGCAGTCCCGCCTGCCCGGCATGGCTGCCCTTCGCCGCCTCTCCGGAGAGCCCGCCCAGCCCGGTTTTGAGATCCACCAGAACACCATCGTCCTCGCACCCGCGGGCGCGGAAGACCCCGCTGAAAACCCTGAGGTCATGCTCTCCCTCTTCGCCACCGTCGCACGCACCGGCGCGCGCTGCTCCGGTGAAACCGAGCAGCGCCTCGAACGCGCGCTCCCGCTCCTCTCCGCCCACCTGGAAGATGGCCCCGGCCTCTGGCGTCGCCTGGAACAGATCCTCACCGGCCAGTACGCCGGCCTTGCCCTCCGTTCCATGCACGCCCTCGGCATCCTGGAGCTCGTCATCCCGGAGTTCCACGGCATCGACGCCCTCGTCATCCGCGACGCCTACCACCGCTACACCGTGGATGAGCACACCTTCGTCCTCATCGACATCCTCCACGCCCTCACCGCGGTCACTCCGTCGAAGAACCCCGTAGGCCTCGATCAATGGGCCGCCCGCTTCTCGCCCATCCTGCGCGACCTCCCCCACCCCAGCCTCCTTTACCTCGCCGCCCTCCTGCACGACACCGGCAAAGGTCACAGCACCTCCGCCCACGCCGTCGAGTCCGCCCGCATGGCGCAAAGCGTCGTCCAGCGCCTCGAGCTCGACGCCTACGAGTCTGGCCTCGTCCTCAACCTCATCCGCAATCACCTTGAAATGTCCGCTGCCCTTCGCCGCGACGTCTTCGACGCCGAAACCGTCCGCTCCTTCGCCCCCAAGGTCCTCACCCCTGAGGCCTTGCGCATGTTGACCCTCTTCACCTACGCCGACATCGCCGCCGTCCACCCCGACGCTCTGACCCCCTGGAAGGCAGAAAACCTCCATCGCCTCTACATGGCCACCGCCGACTACCTCGACCGCAACGTAGACGACGAGCGCGTCGGCGTAGCCACGGAGAGCGAAGTCGGCGAACTCATTCATCGCGTCTCGGCCCTGCTGCCCGGCAAACGAGCCGAACTCGACCGTTTCCTCGAAGGCTTTCCCCAGCGTTACCTCCTCACCCGCAATCCAGACCAGCTCCGCAGCCACTTCAACATGGCCTCGCTCCTCGAAGCCGGTCCCGCGCAGGACACCATCCAGCTCGACTTCCGCTACTCCCCGGAGGTCAGCGAGCTCACCCTCATCACCCGTGATCGCCCCATGCTCTTCGCCAGCATGGCCGGCGCCCTCGCCGCCTGGGGCATGAACATCGTCACCGCCGACGCCTTCTCCAACGCCCACTCCATCGTCGTCGATAGCTTCCGCTTCACCGACACCTTCCGCACCCTTGAAATGAACGAGGAGGAGCGCGACCGCTTCGTCGAAAGCATTCGCAAGGCCATCGGGGAAGAACTCAGCAGGGAAGAGAAGGGCGAACTCATCGGAGCCTCACCCATCGAGACCATGCTCGCCTCGCGCCGCCGCAACCGCCGCAAAACCCCCAAAGTCCAGGTAGAGACCCGCGTAGACTTCAACAACGCCGCCTCCAGCCATTCCACCCTCCTCCAGGTCGTCTCACTCGATACCCCCGGCCTCCTCCGCGCCCTCTCCCTCACCCTCGCCGCACACGAGTGCAATATAGAGGTAGCCCTCGTCGACACTGAAGGAGAAATGGCCATCGACGTCTTTTACATCACCCATTCCGGCGCGAAACTCACGCCCGAAGCCCAGGATTCACTCCGCCGCACACTGCTCGAGGCCATCCAAGCCAATGCCCGCTAA
- a CDS encoding P-II family nitrogen regulator → MQKIEAIIQPSKLDEVKDALIELGVEGMTVLEARGHGRQKGHTEFYRGREYAVDLLPKVKLELVVPDTMVEGAIQAIITAARTGKIGDGKIFVSRIDEAIRIRNDERGEIAL, encoded by the coding sequence ATGCAGAAGATCGAAGCCATCATCCAGCCATCGAAGCTGGACGAAGTCAAAGACGCACTCATCGAGCTCGGCGTAGAGGGCATGACGGTTCTGGAAGCACGCGGCCACGGCCGTCAAAAGGGACACACCGAGTTCTATCGCGGCCGGGAGTACGCCGTGGACCTTCTGCCCAAGGTCAAACTCGAACTCGTCGTCCCCGACACCATGGTCGAAGGCGCAATCCAGGCCATCATCACCGCCGCCCGCACCGGCAAGATCGGCGACGGCAAGATCTTCGTCTCGCGCATCGACGAGGCCATCCGTATTCGCAACGACGAGCGCGGCGAGATCGCACTCTAA
- a CDS encoding ammonium transporter, protein MRFSALKVHLAFLAILTLGLTSAPSKAFAQAAAPAMTASAPAADPTSRIAALEKQVADNTAATAAAQTAGDNGWMLVSSALVLMMSIPGLALFYGGLVRKKNILGTMMQTFAMCAVITVLWALVTYSLAFSSGSAFIGGFSNVLLHGVGLQLAKDYAPTIPLQTFMVYQLMFAIITPALITGAFAERVKFSAMLVFMVLWAFIVYSPMAHMVWGIGGLLNVVGGKFPCLDFAGGTVVHVTSGVSALVTALYLGKRLGYPKVPMPPHSVVLSFIGAGLLWVGWFGFNAGSALGAGTLATSAFVATHFGAAAAALGWSAAEWIKNGKPSALGAISGAVAGLVGITPAAGFVTPMSALWIGLIVGIFCFFMVVTVKALFGYDDSLDAFGVHGAGGTMGALLTGIFANSVINPVFGAGKATGALEGNPHQLLNQLTGVAIAWTLSIVGTLIILVVVDKTIGLRVSEEDEREGLDLSQHGEEGYDWAH, encoded by the coding sequence ATGCGTTTTTCTGCGTTGAAGGTACACCTGGCGTTTCTCGCAATCCTTACCCTGGGTCTGACCTCCGCCCCATCCAAGGCCTTCGCCCAGGCCGCCGCTCCTGCCATGACGGCCTCCGCTCCGGCTGCCGATCCCACCAGCCGCATCGCCGCGCTGGAAAAGCAGGTTGCCGATAACACCGCCGCAACCGCAGCCGCGCAGACCGCAGGCGATAACGGCTGGATGCTCGTCAGCTCCGCGCTCGTCCTCATGATGAGCATTCCCGGCCTCGCCCTTTTCTATGGCGGCCTGGTCCGCAAGAAGAACATCCTCGGCACGATGATGCAGACCTTCGCCATGTGCGCCGTCATCACGGTGCTTTGGGCGCTCGTCACTTACTCACTTGCCTTCAGCTCCGGAAGCGCGTTTATCGGCGGCTTCTCCAACGTCCTCCTGCACGGCGTCGGCCTCCAGCTCGCCAAGGACTATGCCCCGACCATTCCGCTCCAGACGTTCATGGTCTATCAGCTCATGTTCGCCATCATCACCCCCGCGCTGATCACCGGGGCCTTCGCAGAACGCGTCAAGTTCTCCGCCATGCTGGTCTTCATGGTGCTCTGGGCCTTCATCGTCTATAGCCCGATGGCTCACATGGTCTGGGGCATCGGCGGTCTGCTCAACGTCGTCGGCGGTAAGTTCCCCTGTCTGGACTTCGCCGGCGGCACCGTCGTCCACGTCACCTCAGGCGTCTCCGCCCTCGTCACGGCGCTTTACCTGGGCAAACGCCTTGGCTACCCCAAGGTTCCCATGCCCCCACACTCGGTCGTCCTCAGCTTCATCGGCGCGGGCCTTCTCTGGGTAGGCTGGTTCGGCTTCAACGCAGGCTCCGCCCTCGGCGCCGGCACGCTCGCCACCTCCGCCTTTGTCGCCACTCACTTCGGTGCCGCTGCAGCCGCTCTCGGCTGGAGCGCGGCAGAGTGGATCAAGAACGGCAAGCCTTCCGCTCTCGGAGCCATCTCCGGAGCCGTAGCCGGTCTCGTCGGAATCACCCCCGCCGCCGGCTTCGTCACCCCCATGTCCGCCCTCTGGATCGGCCTCATCGTCGGCATCTTCTGCTTCTTCATGGTCGTCACCGTCAAGGCCCTCTTCGGTTATGACGATTCGCTCGACGCCTTTGGCGTTCACGGCGCAGGCGGCACCATGGGAGCCCTCCTCACCGGCATCTTCGCCAACTCCGTCATCAATCCCGTCTTCGGAGCAGGCAAGGCCACAGGCGCTCTTGAAGGCAACCCCCACCAGCTTCTCAACCAGCTCACCGGCGTCGCCATCGCTTGGACGCTCTCCATCGTCGGTACTCTGATCATCCTCGTAGTCGTCGATAAAACCATCGGTCTGCGTGTCAGTGAAGAGGACGAGCGTGAAGGCCTCGACCTCTCCCAGCACGGCGAAGAAGGTTACGACTGGGCGCACTAG
- a CDS encoding cupin domain-containing protein: MADETKSAGATLYHWDDIEAEQMSPTLTRQYVSGEKSMLARIVLKKGSVVPEHSHANEQIAYILSGALEFNVAGTVHTVRAGGVLVIPGNVPHSALALEDTVDLDLFAPPRQDWLDKDDSYLRGGAEVK, translated from the coding sequence ATGGCTGATGAGACGAAGAGTGCGGGTGCGACGCTGTACCACTGGGACGATATCGAAGCAGAACAGATGAGCCCGACGCTGACGCGGCAGTATGTGTCAGGCGAGAAATCGATGCTGGCGAGGATTGTGCTGAAGAAGGGGTCCGTGGTGCCGGAGCACAGTCATGCGAATGAGCAGATTGCTTACATTCTGAGCGGGGCGCTGGAGTTCAATGTCGCGGGGACCGTGCATACGGTTCGTGCGGGCGGAGTGCTGGTGATTCCGGGGAACGTTCCGCATTCGGCGCTGGCGCTCGAGGATACGGTAGACCTGGATCTGTTCGCACCGCCTCGGCAGGATTGGCTGGACAAGGACGACAGCTATCTTCGCGGTGGAGCAGAGGTCAAGTAG
- a CDS encoding alpha/beta hydrolase, with translation MSLHRIFLKAAVLSATAACLTLPVLAQTTAPMTPPSATLPLWKSGTPGALGTADDDIPTLAVYLPYANPTHTAVIVAPGGGYQHLSMQKEGSDVAHWLNAHGVAAFVLKYRLGPKYHHPIELGDAQRALRLVRSGAQSYGIDPTRVGMWGFSAGGSLAATTGTLFAPANPASPDPIDRLSDRPDFLILAYPVITMEDPYVHTGSRKYLLGDNPDPALVALLSAEKHVTADTPPTFLFTTTDDHTVPVMNSVLFYSALVAAKVPAELHIFQSGPHGTGLAPGFPDLKVWPDLLATWMRARGYMAPGS, from the coding sequence ATGAGCCTTCACCGTATCTTCCTCAAAGCGGCTGTACTGTCGGCCACGGCCGCCTGCCTCACCTTGCCTGTCCTCGCACAAACAACCGCCCCCATGACGCCTCCCTCGGCAACCCTCCCCCTCTGGAAGTCCGGAACCCCCGGAGCCCTGGGCACGGCCGATGACGATATCCCCACCCTCGCCGTCTACCTCCCCTATGCGAATCCCACCCATACCGCCGTCATCGTCGCTCCCGGCGGCGGTTATCAGCACCTCTCCATGCAGAAGGAAGGCTCGGACGTCGCGCATTGGCTCAACGCCCACGGCGTAGCCGCCTTCGTGCTCAAGTATCGCCTCGGCCCCAAGTACCACCATCCCATCGAACTCGGTGACGCGCAGCGAGCCCTCCGCCTCGTCCGCTCCGGTGCTCAGTCTTACGGGATCGATCCAACCCGCGTAGGCATGTGGGGTTTCTCCGCTGGGGGCAGTCTCGCCGCCACGACCGGCACGCTCTTTGCGCCCGCCAACCCCGCCTCGCCGGACCCCATCGATCGCCTCTCCGACCGCCCCGACTTCCTGATCCTCGCCTACCCCGTCATCACCATGGAAGATCCTTACGTCCACACTGGCTCCCGCAAGTATCTCCTCGGAGACAACCCCGACCCCGCTCTGGTCGCGCTCCTGTCAGCAGAGAAGCACGTCACCGCGGACACCCCTCCCACCTTCCTCTTCACCACCACGGACGACCACACCGTCCCGGTCATGAACAGTGTCCTCTTCTACTCCGCGCTCGTCGCCGCCAAGGTCCCGGCCGAGCTTCACATCTTCCAGTCCGGCCCCCACGGCACCGGCCTAGCCCCCGGCTTCCCGGACCTCAAGGTCTGGCCTGACCTTCTCGCCACCTGGATGAGGGCCCGGGGCTATATGGCCCCAGGCTCCTGA
- a CDS encoding GtrA family protein encodes MDTLTPIVTPTPEPHGPFAALRRVFPTGEVIRFLLVGASNTLFSYALYAACVRFYGHLMPTHGQPLIADIASITSKPIGITVAFLGYKHFVFRTHGNYLKEWLRCFAVYGVSTPVELVILPVATKLFLLTALTHPYAPYLAGIVNSVVIASYSYFAHKKFSFRR; translated from the coding sequence TTGGACACCCTGACCCCTATTGTGACGCCAACCCCCGAACCTCACGGACCCTTTGCGGCTTTGCGTCGCGTCTTCCCGACGGGAGAGGTGATCCGGTTTCTTCTGGTTGGCGCTTCCAACACGCTTTTCTCTTACGCGCTCTACGCTGCCTGCGTTCGATTTTATGGCCATCTGATGCCGACCCATGGCCAGCCGCTGATCGCGGATATTGCGTCGATCACGTCCAAGCCGATTGGAATTACGGTCGCTTTCCTGGGTTATAAGCACTTTGTGTTCAGGACGCATGGGAACTATCTGAAGGAGTGGCTGCGTTGTTTCGCGGTCTATGGCGTCAGTACGCCGGTGGAGTTGGTGATCCTGCCCGTGGCGACGAAACTGTTTTTGCTGACAGCGCTGACACACCCTTATGCGCCGTATCTGGCCGGCATCGTTAACTCGGTGGTGATTGCCAGCTATAGCTATTTTGCCCACAAGAAATTTTCGTTTCGCCGTTAG
- a CDS encoding D-sedoheptulose 7-phosphate isomerase — protein sequence MKDLVRRQLALSIATMQAVHDSDEIHDTMVEIGRLTADAMRNGKKLLVAGNGGSAADAQHLVAEFVVRLTVNRPALRAIALTTDTSILTATGNDFGYDAVFSRQIEALGQEGDVFLGISTSGNSPNILLGMAEARRLGLTTIGFTGNGGGKMREACDYNVIIPSTTTMNIQESHLALEHIFCMIVERFTFGMDFDKAPQIVSE from the coding sequence ATGAAAGACCTAGTTCGACGCCAGCTTGCACTGTCGATTGCGACCATGCAGGCGGTACACGATAGCGATGAGATTCACGACACGATGGTGGAGATTGGCCGTCTGACGGCGGATGCCATGCGGAATGGGAAGAAGCTGCTGGTGGCTGGCAATGGGGGCTCGGCTGCCGATGCGCAGCACCTGGTGGCGGAGTTTGTGGTGCGGCTGACCGTGAACCGGCCAGCACTGCGGGCGATTGCGCTGACGACCGATACCTCAATCCTGACGGCGACGGGCAATGATTTTGGCTACGATGCGGTGTTCTCCCGGCAGATTGAGGCGCTGGGGCAGGAGGGCGATGTATTTCTGGGGATTTCGACCTCTGGGAACTCGCCAAACATCCTGCTGGGGATGGCGGAGGCTCGGCGGCTGGGGCTGACGACGATTGGATTCACGGGCAATGGCGGGGGGAAGATGCGCGAAGCCTGCGACTACAACGTCATTATCCCTTCGACGACGACCATGAACATTCAGGAATCGCACCTGGCGCTAGAGCATATCTTCTGCATGATCGTGGAGCGGTTTACGTTTGGGATGGACTTCGACAAGGCTCCGCAGATTGTCAGCGAATAG
- the glgX gene encoding glycogen debranching protein GlgX, whose translation MPRKLLPGRPYPLGAKVSSKGTNFAIYSEHATGVEVCFFDEDGKQTDCVALQEHTAYVWHGLVLGVKAGQRYGYRVDGPWDPANGQRFNKAKLLVDPYAEAISGDVDWKAPIYPYDVASGDDMKRDDQDSQAGVPKSVVVSHKFDWGEDCPPDTPLADSVIYEVHVKGYSERNPMVPEELRGSYAGLAHESSINYFKKLGVTAIELLPVHHFIDDGHLLDKGLSNYWGYNTLGYFAPMARFSSSGDTGGQVVEFKEMVKKLHAAGLEVILDVVYNHTCEGNEKGPMLSMKGVCNTTYYRTVDGDARFYMDYTGTGNTLKVHNPQVLKLLMDSLRYWVTEMHVDGFRFDLAATLARGLHEVSKLSAFFETIHQDPTLADVKLIAEPWDVGEGGYQVGEFPVLWAEWNGKYRDTVRRFWKGDDGQLSDFAYRLTGSSDLYQSDGRKPYASINFVTAHDGFTLCDLVSYDQKHNEANGEDNQDGANENDSWNMGAEGPTEDEGINILRERQTRNFLATLMLSQGVPMLAGGDEVARSQMGNNNAYCQDDELTWYDWNLDSPRRRLMEFTANLIQMRRNHPNLHRRKFFQDRTIRGSVVRDIAWYNTTGEEFSDENWNSSWSKSLALMLNGKTLNVSDEEGNKVEDDSFLMLINAFHEGVEFTLPPPPNGNPWKYVLNTENLEDPFQKSDVGEKITVGGRTFVMLSDCR comes from the coding sequence ATGCCCAGAAAACTGCTTCCCGGCCGGCCGTATCCCCTTGGCGCCAAGGTTTCCTCGAAGGGAACCAACTTTGCGATCTACTCCGAACACGCTACGGGTGTTGAGGTTTGCTTCTTCGACGAAGACGGCAAACAGACTGACTGTGTCGCGCTGCAGGAGCATACGGCTTATGTCTGGCATGGGCTAGTGCTCGGCGTAAAGGCCGGTCAGCGGTATGGCTACCGTGTCGATGGTCCGTGGGACCCGGCAAATGGACAGCGGTTCAACAAGGCGAAGCTGCTGGTCGATCCGTATGCTGAGGCGATCAGCGGAGATGTCGACTGGAAGGCGCCGATCTATCCCTACGATGTGGCGTCCGGCGACGACATGAAGCGGGATGACCAGGATTCGCAGGCCGGGGTGCCAAAGTCTGTTGTGGTTTCTCATAAGTTTGATTGGGGCGAGGATTGCCCGCCAGATACTCCGCTGGCCGATTCTGTGATCTATGAGGTTCATGTCAAGGGTTACTCAGAGCGTAATCCGATGGTTCCTGAGGAGTTGCGTGGGAGCTATGCGGGGCTGGCGCATGAGTCCAGCATCAACTACTTCAAGAAGCTCGGCGTGACCGCGATTGAACTGCTGCCGGTGCATCACTTCATTGACGACGGCCACCTGCTGGATAAGGGACTTTCAAACTACTGGGGCTACAATACGCTGGGCTATTTTGCTCCGATGGCTCGATTCAGCTCTTCCGGCGATACGGGTGGGCAGGTCGTCGAGTTCAAGGAGATGGTGAAGAAGCTTCATGCGGCGGGTCTCGAGGTCATTCTGGATGTGGTCTATAACCACACCTGCGAAGGCAATGAGAAGGGGCCGATGCTCTCCATGAAGGGTGTCTGCAATACGACCTACTACCGGACGGTGGATGGCGATGCTCGCTTCTACATGGACTACACGGGCACCGGGAACACGTTGAAGGTCCACAATCCGCAGGTGCTGAAACTGCTGATGGACTCCCTTCGGTACTGGGTCACCGAGATGCATGTGGATGGATTTCGCTTCGATCTGGCGGCTACGCTGGCGCGTGGCTTGCACGAGGTCTCAAAGCTGTCTGCGTTCTTCGAGACCATTCACCAGGACCCTACGCTGGCCGATGTGAAGCTGATTGCGGAGCCGTGGGATGTCGGTGAAGGCGGCTACCAGGTGGGGGAGTTCCCTGTTCTTTGGGCGGAATGGAATGGCAAGTATCGGGATACGGTGCGGCGATTCTGGAAGGGTGACGACGGTCAGCTTTCGGACTTTGCCTACCGGCTTACGGGGTCTTCCGATCTCTACCAGTCCGATGGACGGAAGCCTTATGCCAGCATCAACTTCGTTACCGCGCATGACGGCTTTACGCTGTGCGACCTGGTGAGCTACGACCAGAAGCACAATGAAGCCAATGGCGAAGATAACCAGGACGGAGCGAACGAAAACGACTCCTGGAATATGGGAGCGGAGGGGCCTACAGAGGATGAAGGAATCAATATTCTGCGGGAGCGCCAGACGAGGAATTTTCTTGCGACGCTGATGCTTTCGCAAGGTGTACCCATGCTGGCCGGGGGAGATGAAGTCGCCCGCTCGCAAATGGGTAACAACAATGCCTACTGCCAGGACGACGAACTGACCTGGTATGACTGGAATCTCGATTCGCCGCGGAGACGGTTGATGGAGTTCACGGCAAATCTAATCCAGATGCGCCGGAATCATCCGAATCTGCATCGGCGGAAGTTCTTTCAGGATCGTACGATTCGCGGATCGGTTGTGCGGGATATCGCCTGGTACAACACCACGGGAGAGGAGTTTTCCGATGAGAACTGGAACTCTTCCTGGAGCAAGTCGCTGGCGTTGATGCTGAACGGTAAGACGCTCAATGTCTCCGACGAGGAGGGCAACAAGGTTGAGGACGATTCATTCCTTATGCTGATCAACGCATTCCATGAGGGTGTGGAGTTTACGCTGCCGCCTCCTCCGAACGGGAATCCGTGGAAGTATGTCTTGAACACGGAAAACCTTGAAGATCCTTTTCAGAAGTCCGACGTTGGAGAGAAGATCACCGTTGGCGGCAGGACGTTCGTCATGTTGAGCGACTGCCGTTAG
- a CDS encoding S1 RNA-binding domain-containing protein: MDTNTPLPPTTSDVTEDENYDFAALLRENDQERASAVDRSGGSKQIDATVVAVSADTVFLDIGYKTEGILPLSSFPASDKAVEPGDKVRVTVKGRDTDGYYELTRQRTATPKDYSSLEEAFEAKGTVLGTVTGVVKGGLTVDIGMRAFLPSSRSGTRDADEMAKLVGQEIRVRITTLDLEGGESGRPDAVVDRRSVVEEEARASADQRFSELAEGDVVNGTVRSLTEYGAFVDLAGADALLHISDMAWHRVANPADVLSVGDSVEAKILKIDATDPARRRISIGMKQLLPHPWDTVSEQFKIGDKVTGTVTRDADFGAFVEIAPGIEGLIHISEMAWGKKVRKPSDVVKVGDSVEAVILGIDTEQKRMSLGLKQALGDPWAELVKTVHAGSVVEGPVSSITKFGAFVTIAEGVEGMIHISEITAEKRLNHPSDVLRVGEVVQAQVLEIDREKRQLKLSIKQLVPTGIDEFIAEHAVGDVVTGRLIDLDRVSNTARVELGEGIIAMCSIPAEAAPVEDLATKTGPVDLSNLGSLLGSKWKTSAEPSKPAAKGKAVVAPSDDKTLKAGQIRSFRLTVLEPETKKLALELA; this comes from the coding sequence GTGGACACCAATACCCCCCTTCCCCCTACAACGAGCGATGTAACCGAAGACGAGAACTATGACTTCGCTGCCCTGCTGCGAGAGAACGATCAGGAGCGTGCCAGTGCGGTGGATCGCAGCGGCGGTTCCAAGCAGATCGACGCGACCGTCGTAGCCGTCTCCGCCGACACTGTATTTCTGGACATCGGCTACAAGACTGAGGGCATCCTGCCCCTGAGTTCGTTTCCGGCCAGCGATAAAGCCGTGGAGCCGGGCGATAAGGTTCGCGTGACCGTCAAGGGACGGGACACGGATGGGTACTACGAGCTGACGCGGCAGCGGACGGCTACGCCTAAAGACTACTCGTCCCTGGAAGAGGCGTTTGAGGCCAAGGGGACGGTGCTCGGTACGGTTACGGGTGTGGTCAAGGGTGGCTTGACTGTCGATATCGGAATGCGGGCGTTTCTGCCTTCGTCACGCTCCGGGACGCGCGATGCGGATGAGATGGCGAAGCTTGTGGGCCAGGAGATCCGGGTGCGGATCACGACGCTCGATCTGGAGGGCGGCGAGTCTGGACGGCCGGATGCTGTGGTGGATCGACGCAGCGTTGTGGAGGAAGAGGCGCGGGCGAGCGCGGATCAGCGGTTCTCTGAGTTGGCTGAGGGCGATGTCGTCAACGGGACCGTGCGGTCGCTGACGGAGTACGGTGCGTTTGTGGATCTGGCTGGTGCGGATGCGCTACTGCATATCTCCGACATGGCCTGGCATCGTGTGGCGAATCCCGCGGATGTGTTGAGTGTTGGCGATTCGGTTGAGGCGAAGATCCTGAAGATCGATGCCACCGACCCGGCGCGGCGGCGGATATCGATCGGGATGAAGCAGTTGCTGCCGCACCCGTGGGATACGGTGAGCGAGCAGTTCAAGATTGGCGATAAGGTGACCGGCACCGTCACACGGGATGCGGACTTTGGCGCGTTTGTGGAGATTGCTCCGGGGATCGAGGGGCTGATCCATATCTCCGAGATGGCGTGGGGCAAGAAGGTGCGTAAGCCTTCGGACGTCGTCAAGGTTGGAGATTCGGTTGAGGCTGTGATCCTGGGGATCGATACGGAGCAGAAGCGGATGTCCTTGGGACTGAAGCAGGCCTTGGGCGATCCATGGGCTGAACTGGTGAAGACGGTTCATGCGGGCTCGGTGGTTGAAGGGCCGGTTTCGAGCATCACCAAGTTCGGAGCTTTTGTGACGATCGCCGAGGGTGTGGAAGGCATGATCCACATCTCCGAGATTACGGCGGAGAAGCGGCTCAACCATCCTTCCGACGTGCTGCGCGTGGGTGAGGTGGTGCAGGCGCAGGTGCTGGAAATCGACCGCGAGAAGCGTCAGCTCAAGCTTTCGATCAAGCAACTGGTGCCTACGGGCATCGACGAGTTCATTGCCGAACATGCTGTGGGTGATGTTGTCACCGGGCGGTTGATCGACCTGGATCGGGTCTCGAATACGGCTCGTGTGGAGCTGGGCGAGGGCATCATTGCGATGTGCTCGATTCCGGCGGAGGCTGCTCCGGTGGAGGATCTGGCGACTAAGACTGGTCCGGTGGATCTGTCTAACCTTGGGTCGTTGCTGGGGTCGAAGTGGAAGACCTCCGCGGAGCC